The [Pseudomonas] carboxydohydrogena genome includes a window with the following:
- a CDS encoding DUF2189 domain-containing protein, whose translation MSSTYPSSGNTLPVPVSPANDLPAVRRIQMSDLSACLRKGWDDFAALPSHAIILALIYPVIGLIVARLIHGYSVLPLLFPLAAGFTLLGPFAAIGLYELSRRREAGQNPTASDALHVLSSPSLGAMLALGLLLMVLFAAWVATAQAIYIACFGYAPAARIPDFIGMVLTTRQGWTLILLGCGVGLMFAIVALCISVVAFPLMLDRHASAGQAMTVSMKAVAENPQVMMAWGLVVAALLVIGSLPLFLGLAIVVPVLGHATWHLYRTVVEPATQPYREPLQPPREKRYAADFPVNLISWLR comes from the coding sequence ATGTCTTCCACCTATCCCTCTTCCGGCAACACCCTGCCCGTCCCCGTCTCCCCGGCCAACGATTTGCCTGCGGTGCGGCGCATCCAGATGTCCGATCTGTCCGCCTGCCTGCGCAAAGGCTGGGACGATTTCGCCGCGTTGCCATCGCATGCGATCATCCTCGCTCTGATTTATCCGGTGATCGGCCTCATCGTCGCGCGGCTGATCCACGGCTATTCGGTATTGCCCCTGTTATTCCCGCTGGCTGCGGGTTTCACGCTGCTCGGGCCGTTCGCCGCCATCGGCCTTTACGAACTCAGCCGGCGCCGCGAGGCAGGGCAAAACCCGACGGCATCCGACGCGCTGCACGTGCTGTCATCTCCTTCGCTCGGAGCGATGCTGGCTTTGGGCCTGCTGCTGATGGTCCTGTTCGCGGCATGGGTTGCGACGGCACAAGCCATTTATATCGCCTGCTTCGGCTACGCTCCGGCCGCGCGGATTCCCGACTTCATCGGCATGGTGCTGACCACGCGGCAAGGCTGGACGCTTATCCTTCTCGGCTGCGGTGTGGGCCTCATGTTCGCGATCGTCGCCCTGTGCATCAGCGTCGTCGCGTTTCCGCTGATGCTGGACCGTCACGCCAGCGCGGGACAGGCCATGACAGTGTCGATGAAGGCGGTGGCGGAAAACCCGCAGGTAATGATGGCATGGGGACTTGTTGTCGCAGCCCTGCTGGTCATCGGATCTTTGCCGCTGTTCCTCGGACTTGCGATCGTCGTGCCCGTGCTCGGCCACGCGACATGGCATCTTTATCGCACGGTCGTCGAACCCGCGACGCAGCCCTACCGGGAGCCGTTACAACCGCCGAGAGAGAAGCGCTACGCAGCCGACTTTCCGGTCAACCTCATCTCCTGGCTGCGGTAA
- a CDS encoding DUF3597 domain-containing protein, protein MGIFSKIMGAIFGTTSAQAAEPAGGAGAAPAGAPAQTVDVAPILDAAVKAKGEKLEWRTSIVDLMKALDIDSSLAARKELAKELNYTGDTNDSASMNIWLHKQVMTKLAANGGKLPADIKH, encoded by the coding sequence ATGGGCATCTTTTCCAAGATCATGGGCGCTATTTTCGGCACGACCAGTGCGCAGGCGGCGGAGCCTGCCGGAGGCGCAGGTGCGGCTCCAGCCGGGGCCCCGGCGCAAACCGTCGATGTGGCGCCGATCCTCGACGCCGCCGTGAAGGCCAAGGGCGAGAAGCTCGAATGGCGCACCTCGATCGTCGATCTGATGAAGGCGCTCGATATCGACTCCAGCCTTGCCGCGCGCAAGGAACTCGCCAAGGAGTTGAACTACACCGGCGACACCAATGATTCGGCTTCGATGAACATCTGGCTCCACAAGCAGGTGATGACCAAGCTCGCTGCGAATGGCGGCAAGCTGCCGGCCGACATCAAGCATTGA
- a CDS encoding fumarylacetoacetate hydrolase family protein, with the protein MTNIDRRTVMAGGAVALAGTALATPAAAQGSAKTVFEVAQITIPIEGQSEVFPVRRIYCIGRNYAAHAIERGSDPTREPPFFFQKPTDAIQNVKPGTVADHPYPSLTKNYHHEVELVAALKSGGTNIPPEKALDCVFGYTVGLDMTRRDLQNEMAAMKKPWEIGKSFDHAAVLGPIHPAAKVGHPVKGEISLAVNGNVRQDSDLSKMIWSVAEQISKLSEAFELKAGDIIYSGTPENVGPVVKGDVLLAKIAGFPDMSIKIV; encoded by the coding sequence ATGACAAACATTGATCGACGCACGGTTATGGCCGGCGGCGCGGTGGCGCTGGCGGGCACGGCGCTGGCCACTCCCGCGGCGGCGCAGGGGAGCGCTAAAACGGTGTTCGAGGTGGCGCAGATCACGATTCCGATCGAAGGCCAGAGCGAGGTGTTTCCGGTTCGCCGCATCTATTGCATCGGCCGCAACTATGCCGCTCACGCCATCGAGCGCGGCTCCGACCCGACGCGCGAGCCGCCGTTTTTCTTCCAGAAGCCGACCGACGCGATCCAGAACGTGAAGCCGGGGACAGTCGCCGACCATCCGTACCCGTCGCTGACCAAGAATTACCACCACGAGGTCGAACTGGTCGCCGCGTTGAAATCGGGCGGCACCAACATCCCGCCGGAGAAGGCGCTGGACTGTGTGTTCGGCTACACCGTCGGTCTCGACATGACCCGCCGCGACCTCCAGAACGAGATGGCCGCGATGAAGAAGCCATGGGAAATCGGCAAGAGCTTCGACCATGCCGCCGTGCTCGGCCCGATCCACCCCGCCGCCAAGGTCGGTCACCCGGTGAAGGGCGAGATCTCGCTCGCGGTCAACGGCAACGTCCGGCAGGATTCCGATCTGAGCAAGATGATCTGGAGCGTCGCGGAACAAATCTCCAAGCTGTCTGAAGCTTTTGAGTTGAAGGCCGGCGACATCATCTATTCAGGCACGCCGGAGAATGTCGGGCCGGTGGTGAAGGGCGACGTGCTGCTCGCCAAGATCGCAGGCTTCCCGGACATGTCGATCAAGATCGTCTGA
- a CDS encoding GNAT family N-acetyltransferase, translating to MDVDGDVAFARYRREGRTIVITHVETPAALRGHGIASRLMGGVLETIRHEEGKVGAACSFARAFLSEHPEYSDLKP from the coding sequence ATGGACGTGGATGGCGATGTCGCCTTCGCGCGCTACCGCCGCGAGGGTCGCACCATCGTCATTACCCATGTCGAGACGCCTGCCGCGCTGCGCGGGCACGGCATTGCGTCGCGCCTGATGGGCGGCGTTCTGGAAACGATCCGGCACGAGGAAGGAAAGGTGGGCGCGGCATGCAGCTTCGCCCGCGCCTTTCTCTCCGAACATCCCGAATATTCGGACCTGAAGCCCTGA
- a CDS encoding GNAT family N-acetyltransferase: MGTVQDNPAESRYELTVDGHLAGAYYKLADGVITFVHTEVPKELGGRGIGSQLVKGALDDVRARHLKVVAQCPFVKAYIDKHADYADLLK, encoded by the coding sequence ATGGGTACGGTTCAGGACAATCCCGCGGAAAGCCGCTACGAATTGACCGTCGATGGTCATCTCGCGGGCGCCTATTACAAACTCGCGGACGGCGTCATCACCTTCGTCCACACCGAAGTGCCGAAGGAACTGGGTGGGCGCGGCATCGGTTCGCAACTGGTGAAAGGCGCGCTCGACGATGTGCGCGCGAGGCATCTCAAGGTTGTCGCGCAATGCCCGTTCGTGAAAGCCTATATCGACAAGCATGCGGATTACGCCGACCTGCTGAAGTAA
- a CDS encoding SPW repeat protein: protein MSGARFFGTHRTWEDWVGMLLGILIAVSPWMTGEGNYGLGLLSDPGLILMNTAVVGILIIGLSQLEYIALRRWEEGCEMALAVWLIMSPYVFGYSIDGMLRFWHAALGGAVFLLATLKLWQDWELSDRELARHGQ from the coding sequence ATGTCTGGCGCTCGGTTCTTCGGCACTCATCGGACGTGGGAGGACTGGGTCGGGATGCTGCTCGGTATCCTGATCGCCGTTTCTCCCTGGATGACCGGGGAGGGCAACTACGGTCTCGGATTGCTGTCCGATCCGGGATTGATCCTGATGAATACCGCGGTCGTAGGCATCCTCATCATCGGCTTGTCGCAACTCGAATACATCGCCTTGCGGCGCTGGGAGGAAGGTTGCGAGATGGCGCTCGCCGTCTGGCTGATCATGTCGCCTTACGTCTTCGGATATTCGATCGACGGCATGTTGAGGTTCTGGCATGCCGCCCTCGGCGGCGCCGTATTCCTGCTCGCGACGCTGAAACTCTGGCAGGATTGGGAATTGTCCGATCGTGAGCTTGCCCGGCACGGGCAATAA
- the uvrA gene encoding excinuclease ABC subunit UvrA translates to MDEVIKAKQRGQGANASRAITIRGAREHNLKNVDLEVPRDKLVVFTGLSGSGKSSLAFDTIYAEGQRRYVESLSAYARQFLEMMQKPDVDQIDGLSPAISIEQKTTSKNPRSTVGTVTEIYDYMRLLWARVGVPYSPATGLPIESQTVSQMVDRVLALPEGTRLYLLAPVVRGRKGEYRKELAEYLKKGFQRVKIDGTFHELAEAPALDKKFPHDIDVVVDRIVVRPDMAQRLAESFETALKLAEGLAVVEFADKPAVADAESKKPEKKTAKIHDKSGPERLLFSEKFACPVSGFTLPEIEPRLFSFNNPYGACPECGGLGVEQHIDPELIIPDKDLSLRKGAIAPWAKSSSPYYIQTLQALGKFYKFTLDTKWKDLPKKTQTALLYGSGEDAIKFSYEDGTRSYDTKKPFEGIITNIERRFAETESEWAREELGKYFADVPCAGCHGYRLKPEALCVKVGGKHIGEISELSVKKAGEWFETVPDLLNKQQNEIAVRILKEIRERLSFLLDVGLNYLTLSRSSGTLSGGESQRIRLASQIGSGLTGVLYVLDEPSIGLHQRDNARLLDTLKRLRDLGNTVIVVEHDEDAIRLADHVVDVGPGAGINGGHIVARGTPAEIMKNPKSLTGKYLTGEKFVPIPERRPPNHRRTLKIVNARGNNLKNISAEIPLGLFTCVTGVSGGGKSTLLLDTLYKSIARKLNGAADAPAPHDRIEGLEHIDKIIDIDQSPIGRTPRSNPATYTGAFTPIREWFAGLPESKARGYEPGRFSFNVKGGRCEACQGDGLIKIEMHFLPDVYVTCDTCKGKRYNRETLEVMFKGKTIADVLDMTVDEAEEFFRAVPRIRETFRTLQRVGLGYIHVGQQATTLSGGEAQRVKLAKELSKRATGRTLYILDEPTTGLHFHDVAKLLEVLHELVAQGNSVVVIEHNLEVIKTADWVIDLGPEGGDGGGEIVAWGPPEDIVRAPRSYTGKFLAPVLDKGQSGTLRKSDEAAE, encoded by the coding sequence ATGGACGAAGTCATCAAGGCCAAACAACGCGGACAGGGGGCAAACGCCTCTCGCGCCATCACCATTCGCGGCGCGCGCGAGCACAACCTGAAGAACGTCGATCTCGAGGTGCCGCGCGACAAGCTCGTGGTGTTCACCGGCCTGTCCGGCTCTGGCAAATCCTCACTCGCTTTCGACACCATCTACGCGGAAGGCCAGCGCCGCTACGTGGAATCGCTGTCGGCCTATGCCCGCCAGTTCCTCGAAATGATGCAGAAGCCGGACGTCGATCAGATCGACGGTCTGTCGCCCGCCATTTCCATCGAACAGAAGACCACCTCGAAGAACCCGCGCTCGACGGTCGGCACCGTCACCGAGATCTACGACTACATGCGCCTGCTGTGGGCGCGCGTCGGCGTACCCTATTCGCCAGCGACAGGCTTGCCGATCGAGAGCCAGACCGTCTCGCAGATGGTGGATCGCGTGCTGGCGCTGCCGGAAGGCACCCGGCTCTATCTGCTCGCGCCGGTCGTGCGCGGCCGCAAGGGCGAGTACCGCAAGGAACTCGCGGAGTACCTCAAAAAGGGCTTCCAGCGCGTCAAGATCGACGGCACGTTTCATGAACTCGCCGAAGCTCCCGCGCTGGACAAGAAATTCCCGCACGACATCGACGTGGTGGTGGACCGCATCGTGGTGCGTCCCGACATGGCCCAGCGTCTCGCGGAATCGTTCGAAACCGCGCTGAAGCTCGCCGAGGGCCTCGCGGTCGTCGAATTCGCCGACAAACCCGCCGTCGCTGATGCCGAGAGCAAGAAGCCTGAAAAAAAGACCGCCAAAATCCACGACAAGAGCGGCCCCGAGCGGCTGCTGTTCTCGGAGAAATTCGCCTGTCCGGTGTCCGGATTCACGCTGCCCGAGATCGAGCCGCGGCTGTTCTCGTTCAACAACCCCTACGGCGCGTGTCCCGAATGCGGCGGCCTCGGCGTCGAGCAGCATATCGACCCCGAACTCATCATCCCGGACAAGGACCTGAGCCTGCGCAAGGGCGCGATCGCGCCGTGGGCAAAGTCGTCCTCGCCCTATTACATCCAGACGCTGCAAGCGCTCGGCAAGTTCTACAAGTTCACGCTCGACACCAAGTGGAAGGACCTGCCGAAAAAAACGCAGACCGCGCTGCTGTACGGCTCCGGCGAGGACGCCATCAAGTTCTCCTACGAGGACGGCACCCGCTCCTACGACACCAAAAAGCCGTTCGAGGGCATCATCACCAATATCGAGCGCCGCTTCGCGGAAACCGAAAGCGAATGGGCGCGCGAGGAGCTTGGCAAATACTTCGCCGACGTGCCCTGCGCGGGTTGTCACGGCTATCGGCTCAAACCCGAAGCGCTATGCGTCAAGGTCGGCGGCAAGCATATCGGCGAAATCTCGGAACTGTCGGTGAAGAAAGCCGGCGAATGGTTCGAGACCGTACCGGATCTGCTCAACAAGCAGCAGAACGAGATCGCGGTTCGCATCTTAAAGGAAATCCGCGAGCGCCTGTCGTTCCTGCTCGATGTCGGCCTGAATTATCTCACGCTGTCGCGCTCTTCCGGCACGCTATCCGGCGGCGAAAGCCAGCGCATCCGCCTCGCCTCGCAGATCGGCTCGGGCCTGACCGGCGTTCTCTATGTGCTAGACGAACCCTCCATCGGCCTGCACCAGCGCGATAACGCCCGTCTTCTCGATACGCTGAAACGCCTGCGCGATCTCGGCAATACCGTGATCGTCGTCGAGCATGACGAGGACGCCATCCGCCTCGCCGATCATGTCGTCGATGTCGGTCCGGGTGCAGGCATCAATGGCGGCCACATCGTGGCGCGGGGCACGCCGGCCGAGATCATGAAGAATCCGAAGTCTCTGACCGGCAAATACCTGACCGGCGAGAAGTTCGTGCCGATTCCCGAGCGCCGCCCGCCGAACCACCGGCGGACACTGAAAATCGTGAACGCGCGCGGCAACAATCTCAAGAACATCTCGGCGGAAATCCCGCTCGGCCTGTTCACCTGCGTCACCGGCGTGTCCGGCGGCGGCAAGTCGACACTGCTGCTCGACACGCTCTACAAGTCGATCGCGCGCAAGCTCAACGGTGCCGCCGACGCGCCCGCCCCGCACGACCGGATCGAGGGGCTGGAACATATCGACAAGATCATCGACATCGACCAGTCGCCGATCGGACGCACGCCGCGCTCCAATCCCGCGACCTACACCGGCGCGTTCACGCCGATCCGCGAATGGTTCGCGGGCCTTCCTGAATCCAAGGCGCGCGGCTACGAACCGGGCCGCTTCTCGTTCAACGTCAAGGGCGGACGCTGCGAGGCATGTCAGGGCGACGGCCTCATCAAGATCGAGATGCACTTCCTGCCGGACGTGTACGTCACCTGCGACACCTGCAAGGGCAAACGCTACAACCGCGAAACGCTCGAGGTGATGTTCAAGGGCAAGACCATCGCCGACGTACTCGACATGACAGTCGACGAGGCGGAGGAATTCTTCCGCGCGGTGCCGCGCATCCGCGAGACGTTCCGCACCCTTCAACGCGTCGGTCTCGGCTACATCCATGTCGGCCAGCAGGCGACGACGCTCTCCGGCGGCGAGGCGCAGCGCGTCAAGCTCGCCAAGGAGCTGTCGAAGCGCGCCACCGGACGCACGCTCTATATTCTCGACGAGCCGACCACCGGCCTGCACTTCCACGATGTCGCGAAACTGCTCGAAGTGCTGCACGAGCTGGTCGCTCAGGGCAACAGCGTGGTGGTGATCGAGCACAATCTCGAAGTCATCAAGACCGCCGACTGGGTGATCGACCTCGGCCCCGAGGGCGGTGACGGCGGCGGTGAGATCGTCGCATGGGGCCCGCCGGAAGACATCGTGCGCGCGCCGCGCAGCTACACCGGCAAATTCCTTGCGCCGGTGCTGGACAAGGGCCAGTCAGGCACTCTGCGCAAGAGCGACGAAGCGGCGGAATAA
- a CDS encoding outer membrane protein: MKKILLAVTVAALSSTSVFAADLAARPYTKAPAYVAPIYNWTGFYIGAHIGGAFGGSNSVTDFTGTGIASNNKSAFLGGAQIGYNYQFSPNWVFGIEGDFSGLSSNNRTFVTATDVYTAKSDWLASVTGRLGYTWGPGMIYAKGGAAFRDNSMAGTTPFVTTRDDTGYTVGAGLEYMFAPAWSAKIEYQYYNFGHTSVADAVGPVLRYSDDLHTVKAGINYHFNWGGPVVAKY, translated from the coding sequence ATGAAAAAGATCCTTCTTGCAGTCACCGTCGCGGCTCTGAGCTCGACCTCGGTGTTCGCTGCTGACCTCGCGGCCCGCCCCTATACGAAGGCGCCGGCTTACGTCGCTCCGATCTACAACTGGACCGGTTTCTACATCGGTGCGCACATTGGCGGCGCGTTCGGTGGCAGCAACAGCGTGACCGACTTCACCGGCACCGGCATTGCCAGCAACAACAAGAGCGCGTTCCTGGGTGGCGCGCAGATCGGTTACAACTACCAGTTCTCTCCGAACTGGGTGTTCGGCATTGAAGGTGACTTCAGCGGCCTGTCGAGCAACAACCGCACCTTCGTGACGGCCACGGATGTGTACACCGCCAAGAGCGACTGGCTGGCTTCGGTCACCGGCCGTCTCGGCTACACCTGGGGTCCTGGCATGATCTACGCCAAGGGCGGTGCGGCGTTCCGCGATAACAGCATGGCTGGAACCACTCCGTTCGTGACCACCCGCGACGACACCGGCTACACCGTCGGCGCCGGCCTTGAATACATGTTCGCTCCGGCCTGGTCGGCGAAGATCGAGTACCAGTACTACAACTTCGGCCACACCTCGGTGGCTGACGCCGTTGGTCCGGTCCTGCGCTACAGCGACGACCTTCACACTGTGAAGGCTGGTATCAACTACCACTTCAACTGGGGTGGCCCGGTTGTCGCCAAGTACTGA
- a CDS encoding single-stranded DNA-binding protein, with translation MAGSVNKVILVGNLGADPDIRRTQDGRPIANLSIATSDTWRDKNTGERKEKTEWHRVVIFNEGLCKVAEQYLKKGAKVYIEGALQTRKWQDKDGKDKYSTEVVLQGFNSTLTMLDGRSGGGGGSFASDEGGGSSFGSSGPSQRRSVPASGGRDDMNDDIPF, from the coding sequence ATGGCAGGCAGCGTCAACAAGGTCATTCTGGTGGGCAATCTCGGGGCCGATCCCGACATCCGGCGCACCCAGGACGGGCGGCCGATCGCCAATCTCAGCATCGCGACATCCGACACATGGCGCGACAAGAACACCGGCGAGCGCAAGGAAAAGACCGAATGGCATCGCGTCGTCATTTTCAATGAAGGGCTCTGCAAGGTCGCCGAGCAGTATCTGAAGAAGGGTGCCAAGGTTTACATCGAGGGCGCGCTCCAGACCCGGAAGTGGCAGGACAAGGACGGCAAGGACAAATATTCCACCGAGGTCGTGCTGCAAGGATTCAACTCGACGCTGACCATGCTCGACGGGCGCAGCGGCGGCGGTGGCGGTTCGTTCGCCAGCGACGAGGGCGGTGGCAGCTCCTTTGGCTCCAGCGGACCGTCCCAGCGCCGTTCGGTTCCGGCCTCCGGCGGCCGCGACGACATGAACGACGATATTCCGTTCTGA
- the gyrA gene encoding DNA gyrase subunit A produces MTDPKDPADDSSGPADIKPVSISDEMKRSYLDYAMSVIVSRALPDARDGLKPVHRRILYGMYENGFEWNKPYRKSARTVGDVIGKYHPHGDQSVYDALVRMAQDFSMRVPLIDGQGNFGSVDGDMPAAMRYTESRLQKIAHSLLDDIDKDTVDFQPNYDSSEREPKVLPAKFPNLLVNGAGGIAVGMATNIPPHNLGEVIDACIALIDNPGLGIDDLINIVPGPDFPTGGIILGKQGIRAAYHLGRGSIVMRGKVSIETIRKDREAIIVSEIPYQVNKATMVERIAELVRDKKIEGISDLRDESDRDGYRVVVELKRDAVPDVVLNQLYKFTPLQTSFGANMVALDGGRPQVMNLKDLLTVFVAFRENVVSRRTKFLLNKARDRAHILVGLAIAVANIDEIIRVIRTSPDPATARDTLMSRDWPARDVETMMMLIDDPRHRIAEDGTARLSMEQAKAILDLRLQRLTALGREEISDELDKLAVEIADYLDILRSRARVQGIVRDELTAVKNEFATPRRTVIVDQEGEVEDEDLIQREDMVVTVSHAGYVKRVPLSTYRAQKRGGKGRSGMQTRDEDFVSRLFVASTHTPVLFFSSRGQVYKEKVWRLPMAAPNARGKALINILPMEQGERITTIMPLPEDESSWSELDVMFATTGGNVRRNKLSDFVDVRRSGIIAMKLDEGESIVDVQIAKENDDVLLTAAGGQCIRFPVTDVRVFQGRTSMGVRGINLGDGDKLISLTILRHMDVNADERAAYLRRANAVRRGGVEDEAGTDSEEATGAIELGEQRYVEMSANEQFVLTISENGYGKRTSSYEYRTTGRGGKGIVAMSVNGRNGKLVASFPVEDSDQIMLVTDKGQLIRCPVEDIRIAGRSTQGVTVFNTADEERVVSVEHLTDEGEHSGEGQEG; encoded by the coding sequence TTGACCGACCCGAAAGATCCGGCGGACGACAGCTCTGGTCCCGCCGATATCAAGCCTGTTTCGATCTCCGATGAGATGAAGCGTTCGTATCTCGATTACGCGATGAGCGTGATCGTGTCGCGCGCGCTGCCTGATGCGCGCGACGGCCTGAAGCCGGTGCATCGGCGCATTCTCTACGGCATGTACGAGAACGGCTTCGAGTGGAACAAGCCGTACCGCAAGTCTGCGCGTACGGTCGGCGACGTCATCGGTAAATATCATCCGCACGGCGACCAGTCGGTCTACGACGCCTTGGTGCGCATGGCGCAGGACTTTTCGATGCGCGTGCCGCTGATCGACGGTCAGGGCAATTTCGGTTCAGTCGACGGCGATATGCCCGCGGCGATGCGCTACACCGAGTCGCGCTTGCAGAAGATCGCGCATTCGTTGCTCGACGACATCGACAAGGACACCGTCGATTTCCAGCCGAACTACGATTCCTCCGAACGCGAGCCGAAGGTTCTTCCCGCGAAGTTTCCGAACCTGCTGGTCAACGGCGCGGGCGGCATCGCGGTCGGCATGGCGACCAACATCCCGCCGCACAATCTCGGCGAGGTGATCGACGCCTGCATCGCGCTGATCGACAATCCCGGTTTAGGCATCGACGATCTCATCAATATCGTGCCCGGGCCGGATTTTCCGACCGGCGGCATCATTCTCGGCAAGCAGGGCATCCGCGCTGCCTATCACCTCGGCCGCGGCTCCATCGTGATGCGCGGCAAGGTGTCGATCGAGACCATCCGCAAGGATCGCGAAGCGATCATCGTTTCCGAAATTCCCTATCAGGTGAACAAGGCGACAATGGTGGAGCGCATCGCCGAACTGGTGCGCGACAAGAAGATCGAAGGTATCTCCGACCTGCGCGACGAATCCGACCGCGATGGCTATCGCGTTGTCGTTGAACTGAAGCGCGATGCCGTGCCGGACGTGGTGCTGAACCAGCTCTACAAGTTCACGCCGTTGCAGACGAGCTTCGGCGCCAACATGGTGGCGCTCGACGGCGGCCGTCCGCAGGTGATGAATCTCAAGGATCTGCTGACGGTGTTCGTCGCGTTCCGCGAGAATGTCGTTTCGCGGCGCACGAAATTCCTGCTCAACAAGGCGCGCGACCGCGCGCACATTTTGGTCGGTCTCGCCATCGCGGTCGCCAACATCGACGAGATCATCCGCGTCATCCGCACCTCGCCGGACCCGGCGACGGCGCGCGACACCCTGATGTCGCGCGACTGGCCCGCGCGCGATGTCGAGACCATGATGATGCTGATCGACGATCCACGCCATCGCATCGCCGAAGACGGCACCGCGCGGCTGTCGATGGAGCAGGCCAAGGCCATCCTCGATCTGCGCCTGCAACGCCTCACCGCGCTGGGCCGCGAGGAAATCTCCGACGAACTCGACAAGCTCGCGGTCGAAATCGCCGACTATCTCGACATCCTGCGTTCGCGTGCCCGCGTGCAGGGCATCGTCCGCGATGAACTGACGGCCGTGAAGAACGAATTCGCGACCCCGCGCCGCACTGTGATCGTCGACCAGGAAGGCGAGGTCGAGGACGAAGACCTGATCCAGCGCGAGGACATGGTCGTCACCGTCTCGCACGCCGGTTATGTCAAGCGCGTGCCGCTTTCGACCTATCGCGCGCAGAAGCGCGGCGGCAAGGGCCGCTCCGGCATGCAGACGCGCGACGAGGATTTCGTCTCGCGGCTGTTCGTCGCCTCGACGCATACGCCGGTGCTGTTCTTCTCCTCGCGCGGTCAGGTCTACAAGGAAAAGGTCTGGCGGCTGCCGATGGCGGCGCCGAACGCGCGCGGCAAGGCGCTCATCAACATCCTGCCGATGGAGCAGGGCGAGCGCATCACCACGATCATGCCGCTGCCGGAAGATGAATCCTCGTGGAGCGAACTCGACGTGATGTTCGCGACCACCGGCGGCAACGTCCGGCGCAACAAGCTGTCGGATTTTGTCGATGTCCGCCGCTCGGGAATCATCGCGATGAAACTCGATGAGGGCGAGTCGATCGTCGACGTGCAGATCGCCAAGGAAAACGACGATGTGCTGCTCACGGCGGCGGGCGGCCAGTGCATCCGCTTCCCGGTCACGGACGTGCGCGTGTTCCAGGGCCGCACCTCGATGGGCGTGCGTGGCATCAACCTTGGTGACGGCGACAAGCTGATCTCGCTCACCATCCTGCGCCACATGGACGTCAACGCGGACGAGCGCGCGGCCTATCTGCGCCGCGCCAATGCGGTGCGTCGTGGCGGCGTCGAAGACGAGGCAGGCACCGACAGCGAGGAGGCGACGGGTGCGATCGAACTCGGCGAGCAGCGCTATGTCGAGATGTCCGCCAACGAGCAGTTCGTGCTGACCATCAGCGAGAACGGCTATGGCAAGCGCACCTCATCCTACGAGTACCGGACCACGGGACGCGGTGGCAAAGGCATCGTCGCGATGTCGGTCAACGGTCGTAACGGCAAGCTCGTGGCCTCATTCCCGGTGGAGGACAGCGACCAGATCATGTTGGTGACCGACAAGGGCCAACTCATTCGTTGCCCGGTCGAGGACATCCGCATCGCGGGCCGCTCGACGCAGGGCGTCACGGTCTTCAACACCGCCGATGAAGAGCGTGTGGTGTCGGTCGAACATCTGACCGACGAAGGTGAGCATTCGGGCGAGGGCCAGGAAGGGTAA
- the coaD gene encoding pantetheine-phosphate adenylyltransferase produces the protein MARVALYPGSFDPVTNGHVDVVRQACTLVDRLIVAIGVHPGKSPLFSVEERRAMIVEVFAPLAAASGCGIECVTFDNLTVAAAQKAGASILIRGLRDGTDLDYEMQIAGMNQTLVPDVQTIFIPASPTVRPITATLVRQIASMGGDVSAFVPKAVATRLKAKFSQ, from the coding sequence ATGGCTCGTGTCGCGCTTTATCCGGGGTCGTTCGATCCCGTCACCAACGGCCACGTCGATGTGGTGCGCCAGGCGTGCACCCTGGTCGATCGGCTGATCGTGGCCATTGGCGTGCATCCCGGCAAGTCCCCCTTGTTCTCTGTCGAGGAGCGCCGCGCCATGATCGTCGAAGTGTTTGCGCCGCTGGCCGCCGCCTCGGGCTGCGGCATCGAATGTGTGACTTTCGACAATCTGACCGTTGCGGCGGCCCAGAAGGCCGGTGCCTCGATCCTGATCCGCGGGCTGCGTGACGGCACCGATCTGGATTATGAAATGCAGATCGCCGGCATGAACCAGACCCTGGTGCCGGACGTGCAGACCATCTTTATTCCGGCATCCCCCACGGTTCGCCCGATCACCGCCACGCTTGTGCGCCAGATTGCCAGCATGGGTGGCGATGTTTCGGCTTTCGTTCCGAAAGCGGTTGCAACCCGTCTCAAGGCGAAATTCTCACAGTAG